In the genome of uncultured Sphaerochaeta sp., the window TCACCACTGCAAGGGCTTCTTCCATCCGCTCATCCTTCACCCCCAAGGAGATGAGGATATCCAGGATTTCGAGGACATCGGTTTGATACATCAGGGGAAAGCCGAAATTGAGCCAACCAGGCTTTGTATTCCGACTGAGATTGTGGCTGCGCTTGTGAATATGGTGGATCAAGACAAATTCGACAGCCTTGTCCAAGGTCGTCTTGAGCTCAACGTCCCAGAGTGACGGATCGACTGCGGCAAAAGCTTTGAGGCTCTTCACCACCGCCATATGGCAGGTGTGCTTTCCCCAACACTCCTCGTAGCGGTTGTAGGGGGGAACCTGCGGCTCCACCTCCTCACCATCATTGAAAACCAGGAAATGCACCAGATAAGAGAGCGCTTTTCTCAGCCTTGGGTCATCCTGATATCCCAACCGGCTGAGACTGTAGACCAAGTTCCCCGTCAGACAGGGAATGACTTCGGTATTCCGCCCTCCCCCAGCCTTGCAGGAGTGCATGGCAAAACCACCATCCGTGCGTTCCTGGGCGTGCTCAAACAGGTACTCTGCATACTCCTCGACCGCAGGAGTGCGCGCAGCACCAAGTTCAGCGAGGGTCAACAG includes:
- a CDS encoding nitrogen fixation protein NifH, producing MDWKTQLKADPIDWLLASVSPSIRYFTRRDILDQKPGNPQLDNEKEQIPQVGYVPALLGLMEASEYHKTFSRYYVYKYKGLVWSLLTLAELGAARTPAVEEYAEYLFEHAQERTDGGFAMHSCKAGGGRNTEVIPCLTGNLVYSLSRLGYQDDPRLRKALSYLVHFLVFNDGEEVEPQVPPYNRYEECWGKHTCHMAVVKSLKAFAAVDPSLWDVELKTTLDKAVEFVLIHHIHKRSHNLSRNTKPGWLNFGFPLMYQTDVLEILDILISLGVKDERMEEALAVVKAKQQDNGRWRVENTYASDRLLIPMGTKGEESEWVTLRALRVLKRYHQI